A section of the Triticum dicoccoides isolate Atlit2015 ecotype Zavitan chromosome 7A, WEW_v2.0, whole genome shotgun sequence genome encodes:
- the LOC119334662 gene encoding sucrose:sucrose 1-fructosyltransferase-like yields the protein MQQRSGGGVRCRECIAVLGAAALVVLVVTHALLPGARLGDLGDVVSPVLRLRRARREEVPSSEKTVGEIGDEADGFLWSNAMLQWQRTGYHFQPEKNYMNDPNAPMYYRGWYHFFYQYNPKGVTWGNISWGHAVSRDMVHWHHLPLAMVPDRWYDIKGVLTGSATILPDGKVVLLYTGNTDTLAQVQCLAVPADPHDPLLRTWTKHPANPVLLPPPGTGKKDFRDPMTAWFDKSDNTWRTMIGSKDDNGHAGVALMYKTKDFVKFELIPRPVHRVEGTGMWECVDFYPVGNRNSSQEELYVLKASMDDERHDYYALGRYDAVTNTWTPLDPEADVGIGLRYDWGKFFASTTFYDPTKRRRVMWAYVGETDSNRTDLAKGWANVQAIPRTVALDEKTRTNLLQWPVEEIETLRHNTTDLSGITIGTGSVIPLHLRQAAQLDIEASFRLNTSGIASHNEADIGYNCSTSGGASKRGALGPFGLLLTNGRSEQTAMYFYVSRSLDGGLRTHFCHDESQSSLAKNVVKRVVGSTVPVLEGEALSARILVDHSIVESFVMGGRLTATSRVYPTEAIYEAAGVYVFNNATSSRMTVERLVVHEMHSTPMQRDLYARD from the exons atgCAGCAGCGGAGCGGCGGCGGTGTGAGGTGTCGCGAGTGCATTGCCGTGCTGGGCGCCGCCGCCTTGGTGGTGCTCGTCGTCACCCACGCGCTCCTCCCGGGGGCCAGGTTGGGGGACCTGGGCGACGTTGTTAGCCCGGTGCTCCGTCTCCGGAGAGCCAGGCGAGAGGAGGTGCCGTCGTCGGAGAAGACGGTAGGGGAAATCGGCGACGAGGCCGATGGGTTCCTGTGGAGCAACGCCATGCTGCAGTGGCAGCGCACCGGGTACCATTTCCAGCCGGAGAAGAACTACATGAACG ATCCAAACG CTCCGATGTACTACCGTGGATGGTACCACTTCTTCTACCAGTACAACCCGAAGGGCGTCACGTGGGGCAACATCTCGTGGGGCCACGCCGTGTCGCGGGACATGGTCCACTGGCACCACCTACCCCTTGCTATGGTGCCCGACCGATGGTACGACATCAAAGGCGTTTTGACGGGCTCCGCCACCATACTTCCCGATGGCAAAGTCGTCCTGCTCTACACGGGGAACACCGACACCCTTGCCCAGGTACAGTGCCTTGCCGTACCTGCTGACCCTCATGATCCTCTCCTTCGTACTTGGACCAAGCACCCTGCCAACCCTGTGCTCCTTCCGCCCCCCGGGACCGGCAAAAAGGACTTTCGCGACCCCATGACAGCATGGTTTGATAAGTCCGACAACACGTGGCGCACCATGATCGGGTCCAAGGATGACAACGGTCATGCTGGCGTCGCCCTCATGTACAAGACAAAAGACTTTGTCAAGTTCGAGCTCATCCCACGCCCGGTCCACCGCGTCGAGGGCACCGGCATGTGGGAGTGCGTCGACTTCTACCCTGTGGGCAACCGCAACTCATCACAGGAAGAGTTGTACGTGCTGAAGGCGAGCATGGACGATGAACGACATGACTACTACGCATTGGGAAGGTACGATGCAGTGACCAACACATGGACGCCGCTGGACCCAGAAGCAGATGTGGGAATCGGACTAAGGTACGATTGGGGAAAGTTCTTTGCGTCCACGACATTCTATGATCCGACAAAGCGGCGACGCGTGATGTGGGCGTATGTTGGTGAGACAGACTCCAACCGGACCGACCTCGCCAAAGGATGGGCAAACGTCCAG GCGATTCCGAGGACGGTGGCGCTGGACGAGAAGACCCGGACGAACCTCCTCCAATGGCCGGTGGAGGAGATCGAGACCCTCCGCCACAACACCACTGACCTCAGTGGCATCACCATCGGCACTGGCTCCGTCATCCCCTTGCATCTCCGCCAAGCCGCTCAGCTCGACATAGAGGCCTCCTTCCGCCTCAACACATCTGGCATCGCATCCCACAATGAGGCCGACATTGGCTACAACTGCAGCACTAGTGGTGGTGCCTCCAAGCGGGGTGCACTTGGCCCCTTCGGCCTCCTCCTCACCAACGGCCGTAGTGAGCAAACGGCAATGTACTTCTACGTGTCTAGAAGCCTCGACGGGGGACTCCGGACCCACTTCTGCCATGACGAGTCACAGTCATCGCTGGCCAAGAACGTTGTGAAGCGTGTGGTGGGCAGCACCGTTCCGGTGCTCGAGGGCGAGGCTTTATCCGCTAGGATTCTTGTGGATCATTCCATTGTGGAGAGCTTTGTGATGGGTGGGAGGTTGACGGCGACGTCACGGGTTTATCCCACTGAGGCCATCTACGAGGCGGCTGGGGTGTATGTTTTCAACAACGCTACCAGCTCCAGAATGACCGTCGAGAGGCTCGTGGTGCACGAGATGCACTCAACACCGATGCAACGAGATCTTTATGCACGAGATTAA